A window from Pyrococcus yayanosii CH1 encodes these proteins:
- a CDS encoding DEAD/DEAH box helicase → MHITLRKAVREKFGSLNELQIKAFREIKAGKSVLIIAPTGSGKTEAAFLPVLDTILKEGLKPIAALYIAPLKALNRDLLERLEWWGEKTGVRVEVRHGDTPQSRRARQVRNPPHVLIITPETLGIILTMNSLRPYLRNVRYVIVDEVAELVDNKRGAQLILNLERLALLADFQRIGLSATIGNEREVMEWLGAEIVVKPSLRKEYSFTVLFPAPDERDADLAERLKVPIDVAARLRVLWEIVERHERALIFVNTRQFAEVLAHRLKVWGKPVEVHHGSLSREARVEAERKLKEGKVKALVCTSSMELGIDIGDVDVVIQYMSPRQVNRLIQRAGRSRHRLGEVSEAYVIATSVEDYLQSLVIAKRVLEGKLEPVRPYKNALDVLAHFVIGLLIENRTMKVWEPYQVAKRAYPYKELEWEDYLKVIRMLEEANIISQDEEGNLKLRRNAYRYYFENLSTIPDEVSYRVLDVTSGRVIGRIDESFAMNLTEGVEFIMHGRSWVVLEINEEAFLIKVRESGNVEGAVPSWEGEMIPVPFEIAREVGRLRRELVFDMERGKRLIKGVKFREEELRRAVEILRKQEPLPTDRDVCVESLPKFLVIHADFGNNVNEALGRFVWALLSLKYGKIFAFRAQAHTLVFRTPFQLNPEEVKGYLTMGAGRLREFVAASLREGPIYRWRMLNVARRMGALRRNARIKAVEKLFGGTIIEKETLNELFHDKIDVERAEKVLEEIREGKIRVRTMLAKEPSPLASANITVGGEFLVAGGLDRDELLEIFRRRLLDSSIVLVCTNCGKAWETRVGRLEERAEELKCPACGSIMLAPLHPKDAEEFQKALKKMRRGKSLSPEEVKAYRKGLKASDLLRSYGFDAILALATYGVGPGTATRLLAQYRGAALLLVLMEAEKQFIRTKRFWR, encoded by the coding sequence ATGCACATAACCCTCAGAAAGGCCGTGAGAGAGAAGTTTGGGAGCCTGAACGAGCTCCAGATTAAGGCCTTTCGAGAAATAAAGGCTGGAAAAAGCGTCCTGATAATCGCCCCAACGGGTAGCGGTAAAACCGAGGCCGCCTTCCTCCCCGTTCTTGACACGATTCTCAAGGAAGGCCTCAAGCCCATAGCGGCCCTCTACATAGCCCCCCTCAAGGCCCTCAACAGGGACCTCCTCGAGAGGCTCGAGTGGTGGGGAGAAAAGACGGGCGTAAGAGTAGAGGTAAGGCATGGGGACACCCCCCAGTCCCGAAGGGCTAGGCAGGTTAGGAACCCTCCCCACGTCCTCATAATAACGCCCGAGACCTTAGGAATAATCCTGACGATGAATTCCTTAAGACCCTATCTCCGGAACGTCCGCTACGTGATCGTTGACGAAGTGGCGGAGCTCGTGGACAATAAGAGGGGAGCTCAGCTTATTCTTAACCTTGAGAGGTTAGCTCTTCTGGCCGACTTTCAGAGGATAGGGCTCTCGGCCACTATAGGGAATGAGAGGGAGGTCATGGAGTGGCTTGGAGCTGAAATTGTCGTGAAGCCATCCTTAAGGAAGGAGTACTCCTTCACAGTTCTTTTCCCAGCCCCGGACGAAAGGGATGCTGATCTCGCAGAGAGGCTGAAGGTCCCGATTGATGTTGCCGCAAGACTGAGGGTTCTGTGGGAAATCGTGGAGAGGCATGAGAGAGCCTTGATATTCGTGAACACGAGACAGTTCGCCGAAGTACTCGCCCATAGGCTCAAGGTCTGGGGGAAGCCAGTAGAGGTTCACCACGGAAGTCTCTCAAGGGAGGCGAGGGTTGAGGCCGAGAGGAAGCTGAAGGAGGGAAAGGTCAAGGCTCTCGTCTGTACCTCCTCGATGGAGCTCGGCATCGACATAGGAGACGTGGATGTCGTAATCCAATATATGAGTCCACGTCAGGTGAACAGGCTCATTCAGAGAGCAGGGAGGAGCCGCCACAGGCTCGGAGAGGTCAGCGAGGCGTATGTAATCGCCACCAGCGTGGAGGATTACCTCCAGAGCCTTGTCATAGCCAAAAGAGTCCTTGAAGGAAAGCTGGAACCCGTAAGGCCATACAAGAACGCTCTGGATGTTCTGGCTCACTTCGTGATAGGCCTTCTGATAGAGAATCGGACCATGAAGGTCTGGGAGCCCTATCAGGTAGCAAAGAGAGCATACCCCTACAAAGAGCTCGAATGGGAGGACTATCTTAAGGTTATAAGGATGCTTGAGGAAGCGAACATAATAAGTCAGGATGAGGAGGGGAACCTTAAGCTGAGGAGGAACGCCTACAGGTATTACTTCGAGAACCTCTCGACCATCCCGGACGAGGTCAGCTACAGAGTCCTCGACGTCACCAGCGGCAGGGTCATCGGAAGGATAGACGAGAGCTTCGCAATGAACCTAACGGAGGGTGTCGAGTTCATAATGCATGGAAGGAGCTGGGTCGTTCTGGAGATAAACGAAGAAGCCTTCCTAATAAAGGTTAGGGAAAGCGGAAACGTGGAGGGAGCTGTGCCTAGCTGGGAGGGCGAGATGATACCCGTACCCTTCGAAATTGCCAGGGAGGTCGGGAGGCTCAGGAGAGAGCTAGTCTTTGACATGGAGAGGGGGAAGAGGCTAATTAAAGGAGTGAAGTTTAGGGAGGAGGAACTCCGAAGGGCCGTCGAAATCCTTAGGAAGCAGGAGCCCCTGCCAACGGACAGGGATGTATGCGTTGAGTCACTTCCAAAATTCCTAGTCATTCACGCCGATTTCGGAAACAACGTCAACGAGGCCCTCGGTAGGTTCGTATGGGCTCTCCTAAGCCTTAAGTATGGTAAGATATTCGCTTTCAGGGCACAGGCCCATACCTTAGTCTTCAGGACACCCTTCCAGCTGAACCCGGAGGAGGTAAAAGGTTACCTGACGATGGGCGCGGGAAGACTCCGGGAGTTTGTGGCAGCTTCCCTGAGGGAGGGCCCTATCTACAGGTGGAGGATGCTAAACGTGGCCAGAAGGATGGGAGCCCTCAGGAGGAACGCGAGGATAAAAGCCGTGGAGAAGCTGTTCGGGGGGACTATAATAGAGAAAGAGACCCTTAACGAGCTCTTCCATGACAAAATCGACGTCGAGAGGGCAGAGAAGGTCCTGGAGGAAATCAGGGAAGGTAAAATAAGGGTCAGAACGATGCTCGCCAAGGAGCCTTCACCCCTAGCCTCCGCAAACATCACGGTCGGCGGGGAATTCCTGGTTGCAGGGGGCCTTGACAGGGATGAACTGCTCGAAATCTTCAGGAGAAGGCTCCTTGACTCCAGTATAGTGCTCGTCTGCACAAATTGTGGGAAGGCTTGGGAGACTAGGGTAGGACGGCTGGAGGAGAGAGCGGAAGAGCTAAAGTGCCCTGCTTGTGGCTCCATAATGCTAGCCCCACTGCACCCCAAGGACGCTGAGGAGTTTCAGAAGGCCCTAAAGAAGATGCGGAGGGGCAAATCCCTCAGTCCGGAAGAGGTGAAAGCTTATAGGAAGGGTCTGAAGGCCAGCGACCTGCTCAGGAGCTACGGGTTTGATGCAATCCTAGCCCTAGCTACTTACGGCGTCGGACCTGGGACTGCTACGAGGTTACTCGCTCAGTACAGGGGAGCCGCTCTGTTGCTGGTCCTCATGGAAGCTGAGAAGCAGTTCATACGCACGAAAAGGTTCTGGCGCTGA
- a CDS encoding DUF11 domain-containing protein, producing the protein MKMRKLAVILIGLAFFAILQPIEIVSAQESYSGLSKMIGLKLGGYIEFGRYTVKFTDVDQDWTKAVITIYEDGVKKAEEPLSVGDVLYYPSSANVLFAVKLSWVASYREMVYLELMTPLKLLKENYKMTVGATYTLPSGYPPYKITLTEVTDNTATFKITTPSGSIIVRSVDEGKHLIVAYPITSDISQTPIIYLILDDAVKDDYAIVDIYVPTLIFSGLKIVEGGNTSEKENAQVVEEPTQLIYSDILYVGERLRVDYNGTTYQIYLATLGYYSKFSILDKAGKVLETFTVKEGGSYTCTKAPLRVEIPPNSVDLEYNRTLVRVYAPPGAVAEPIIREAKVIAELSVSSRALLLDGEELIVFINVRNDGRGNAFRVKVVAPLPNDFELKSGIGVWTLSTLDPFSEMPVLVYTIKPTKVGTYSLGPVKVEYYNEAGKKISVTSNTIDKIVVYAIPRLELKAVAYNGTWSNYVRAKANSTIRLRFTVSAAGTDPTYEFVKNATLILKLGNALDGEETLYIGDLAAGEEKVVEGEYLVLGEGISIVGATLRYQDPLGNWHEQEFPNLVLINSVPPTVIVKEKVIEKWPTPEDLPEYIDSVLASMGNSSSTLAEEIMNVTAKYVPQEEKKDRIKILLSILLTVFLVTTVAFGTMMLKYKGEYEKLREKLRRKSRPGGLPKKEEQGYKEEGIEKV; encoded by the coding sequence ATGAAAATGAGGAAGCTCGCGGTAATTCTTATCGGGCTCGCATTCTTCGCAATCTTGCAACCCATAGAAATTGTCAGCGCCCAAGAGAGCTATTCAGGTCTGTCAAAGATGATTGGACTAAAACTGGGGGGTTATATAGAGTTCGGGAGATACACGGTAAAATTCACGGACGTTGACCAAGATTGGACGAAAGCCGTCATAACAATATATGAGGACGGGGTCAAAAAAGCGGAGGAGCCACTGTCCGTCGGTGATGTCCTCTACTATCCTAGCTCGGCAAACGTTCTCTTCGCCGTAAAGCTGTCGTGGGTCGCCTCCTACAGGGAAATGGTGTACCTGGAGCTGATGACACCCCTTAAGCTCCTGAAGGAGAACTACAAGATGACCGTGGGAGCCACCTACACTCTTCCCAGTGGATACCCGCCTTATAAAATCACCCTGACAGAGGTCACGGACAACACCGCGACCTTTAAGATAACGACCCCGAGTGGCAGTATCATCGTGAGAAGTGTCGACGAAGGAAAGCACCTTATCGTTGCGTATCCAATCACATCGGACATATCCCAGACCCCAATCATATATCTCATCCTTGACGACGCCGTTAAGGATGATTACGCCATAGTTGACATTTACGTTCCAACGCTCATATTCTCCGGTCTGAAGATCGTGGAGGGTGGCAACACCTCTGAAAAGGAGAACGCCCAGGTAGTTGAGGAACCTACCCAGCTTATATACAGCGACATACTTTACGTCGGGGAGCGCCTTAGGGTTGATTACAATGGAACAACTTACCAGATATACCTAGCCACCTTGGGCTACTATTCCAAGTTCTCCATCCTCGACAAGGCCGGTAAGGTTCTCGAAACGTTCACCGTGAAGGAGGGTGGGAGCTATACCTGCACGAAAGCCCCGCTGAGGGTTGAGATCCCTCCGAACAGCGTCGACCTTGAGTATAACAGAACCCTAGTAAGGGTTTACGCACCCCCCGGGGCTGTTGCGGAACCGATAATTAGAGAAGCCAAGGTAATAGCTGAGCTAAGCGTCAGTAGCAGGGCTCTTCTGCTGGATGGGGAGGAACTCATAGTTTTCATCAATGTGAGGAACGATGGGAGAGGTAACGCCTTCAGGGTTAAGGTCGTGGCACCCTTGCCCAACGACTTCGAGCTCAAGAGTGGCATAGGCGTCTGGACACTCAGCACCCTTGACCCATTCTCCGAGATGCCCGTCCTCGTCTACACGATTAAGCCCACAAAAGTCGGAACTTACTCCCTCGGGCCCGTGAAGGTGGAGTACTACAACGAGGCCGGAAAGAAGATCTCCGTGACCTCTAATACAATTGACAAAATAGTTGTTTATGCGATTCCACGGCTCGAACTCAAAGCGGTTGCGTACAATGGCACCTGGAGTAACTACGTGAGGGCAAAGGCTAACTCGACGATCAGGCTCAGATTCACGGTTTCCGCTGCGGGAACAGATCCCACCTACGAGTTCGTGAAGAACGCAACCCTCATTCTCAAGCTGGGGAACGCCCTGGATGGTGAGGAGACACTGTATATAGGAGACCTCGCGGCGGGCGAGGAGAAGGTTGTGGAAGGAGAATATCTGGTCCTTGGGGAGGGCATCTCCATAGTTGGTGCGACCCTTAGGTATCAAGACCCGCTCGGCAACTGGCATGAGCAGGAATTCCCGAACCTCGTTCTCATAAACTCGGTGCCCCCTACGGTCATTGTCAAAGAGAAGGTCATTGAGAAGTGGCCGACGCCAGAAGATCTACCTGAGTATATAGACAGCGTCCTAGCTTCAATGGGCAACTCTTCTTCGACACTCGCGGAAGAGATAATGAACGTCACGGCCAAGTATGTACCCCAGGAAGAGAAGAAGGACCGCATCAAGATACTCCTAAGCATCCTTCTCACGGTATTCCTCGTGACTACCGTTGCCTTTGGAACAATGATGCTGAAGTATAAGGGAGAATACGAAAAGCTTAGGGAGAAGCTCAGAAGAAAGTCCAGGCCAGGAGGCCTTCCCAAGAAGGAAGAGCAGGGGTACAAAGAAGAAGGTATCGAAAAAGTATGA
- a CDS encoding FtsZ/tubulin family protein produces MRAIIIGVGQCGTKIADIFALVDFEVLAVNTSRGDLEYLKHIPPERRILIGESLVGGKGVNANPVLGREAMKRDLPLVMRKIASLVGYEDVDVFFLTFGFGGGTGAGGTPVLAEALKEEYPEALVVALGALPLKEEGIRPTINAAITIDKLSKVVDSIIAIDNNKLKESGDDISQAYEKINYTIVERIASLLALIDVPGEQTLDASDLKFVLRAMGSFATIGYAKADASKVKSLSRLIIRSFENEGLYLDVNIEAALYGLVAIHGPPEALKAKEIFEALNELTRRIRGKQIFRGFYPDPREREVEVVTLLSGIYESRSIEEIVMTAKKYAVEFMRAKEEAEIKKRELLSGLPDFDDIYPGEADEGTGFR; encoded by the coding sequence TTGAGGGCGATCATCATAGGGGTGGGGCAGTGCGGCACGAAGATAGCGGATATATTCGCCCTCGTTGACTTCGAGGTCCTCGCCGTGAACACATCGAGGGGTGACCTTGAGTATCTGAAGCATATACCTCCTGAGAGGAGGATACTCATAGGAGAAAGCCTGGTTGGTGGAAAAGGGGTGAACGCCAACCCAGTGCTTGGCAGGGAGGCCATGAAAAGGGACCTGCCCCTCGTGATGCGAAAGATAGCCTCCCTCGTGGGATACGAGGACGTGGACGTATTTTTCTTAACTTTCGGCTTTGGCGGGGGTACTGGAGCAGGCGGGACACCTGTGCTGGCAGAAGCTCTCAAGGAGGAATATCCCGAGGCCCTTGTCGTCGCCCTAGGAGCCCTTCCCCTGAAGGAGGAAGGCATAAGACCGACGATAAATGCCGCCATAACCATAGACAAGCTCTCCAAGGTCGTGGACTCAATAATAGCCATAGACAACAACAAGCTGAAGGAGAGCGGAGATGACATAAGCCAGGCGTACGAGAAGATAAACTACACCATCGTTGAGCGCATAGCTTCCCTCTTAGCTCTCATCGACGTCCCGGGAGAGCAGACCCTTGACGCGAGCGACCTTAAGTTCGTCCTCAGGGCGATGGGTAGCTTCGCTACAATAGGCTACGCGAAGGCCGACGCTTCCAAGGTAAAAAGCCTTTCCCGCCTGATAATCAGATCTTTCGAGAACGAGGGCCTTTACCTCGATGTAAACATTGAAGCCGCCCTCTATGGCCTCGTCGCAATTCACGGACCTCCCGAGGCTCTGAAGGCCAAGGAGATATTTGAGGCCCTAAACGAGCTCACAAGGAGGATAAGGGGAAAGCAGATATTCAGAGGCTTCTACCCTGACCCACGGGAAAGAGAGGTGGAGGTTGTGACGTTGCTCAGCGGCATATACGAAAGTAGGAGTATAGAGGAAATCGTCATGACGGCAAAGAAGTACGCAGTCGAGTTCATGAGGGCAAAGGAGGAGGCGGAAATTAAGAAGAGGGAGCTCCTGAGTGGCCTGCCAGATTTCGACGACATATATCCAGGTGAGGCAGATGAAGGTACGGGATTCCGTTGA
- the hjc gene encoding Holliday junction resolvase Hjc encodes MRYRRGAAAERELIRMLEERGFAVVRSAGSKRVDLVAGNGRIYLCIEVKSTRAEKLYVRAEDIERVKRFAERFGGVPVLAVKFVGRGWEFFRLDGGSRLRFSPGKGESLDVLLGLQRQLLEV; translated from the coding sequence ATGCGGTACAGAAGGGGAGCGGCCGCCGAGAGGGAGCTCATAAGAATGCTCGAGGAGAGGGGATTCGCGGTTGTTAGGTCTGCCGGGAGCAAGAGGGTTGACCTCGTCGCCGGCAATGGGAGGATTTACCTCTGCATAGAGGTCAAGAGCACTAGGGCCGAGAAGCTCTACGTGAGGGCTGAAGACATTGAGAGGGTTAAGAGGTTCGCGGAAAGATTTGGTGGTGTCCCCGTGCTCGCCGTTAAGTTCGTGGGAAGGGGATGGGAGTTCTTCAGACTGGACGGAGGGAGTCGCCTCAGGTTCTCGCCTGGCAAGGGGGAGTCCCTCGACGTACTCCTGGGTCTT
- a CDS encoding DUF2101 family protein, producing the protein MRFEDFLYSIGELTVDIAKRFESIIKDLLRPEPKDTPPNFRILRKLVKKDLSIHELISLKLQITFLIYLFINLLIVVFSPSLLVPVAILYFIYLRSLLMRTKNFIIEPEPYRAFYYSISLLTFMAFLGYVVLRGLNVRPQYYYGYLAGVFITVLGFRHVFRSKYGRDYTYGVVEEIKDGAVRVFVHDDIAANVKPGYYWVDAPSDVPRGAVVKLLVEERPLRGAVPRKIIEVYSSSQTSTEPKEQRE; encoded by the coding sequence ATGAGATTTGAAGATTTCCTTTACTCTATTGGTGAGCTAACGGTGGATATTGCTAAACGGTTTGAATCGATTATTAAGGACTTACTTCGTCCAGAGCCAAAAGACACTCCTCCAAATTTCCGAATCCTCAGAAAGCTCGTTAAGAAGGACCTCTCGATTCACGAATTGATTAGCCTAAAGCTTCAGATAACGTTCCTCATATACCTTTTCATAAACCTTCTAATAGTCGTCTTCTCTCCCTCCCTCTTGGTTCCAGTTGCTATCCTTTACTTTATCTACCTGAGGAGTCTGCTCATGAGGACCAAGAACTTCATCATAGAGCCAGAGCCCTACAGGGCCTTTTATTACTCGATATCACTGTTAACGTTCATGGCCTTTTTGGGGTATGTAGTTCTTAGAGGGCTAAATGTTAGGCCCCAGTATTACTATGGTTATCTTGCTGGAGTTTTCATAACGGTTTTGGGCTTCAGGCACGTCTTCAGAAGTAAATACGGCCGGGACTACACCTATGGTGTCGTTGAGGAGATAAAGGATGGAGCCGTTAGGGTCTTCGTCCACGACGACATAGCGGCCAACGTGAAGCCCGGCTACTACTGGGTAGATGCCCCCTCAGACGTCCCGCGGGGAGCCGTCGTCAAGCTCCTCGTTGAGGAAAGGCCGCTAAGAGGGGCCGTTCCGAGAAAGATCATCGAGGTTTACTCATCCTCCCAGACCTCGACGGAGCCAAAGGAGCAGAGGGAGTGA
- a CDS encoding GMP synthase subunit A, with protein sequence MIVIMDNGGQYVHRIWRTLRYLGVEAKIIPNTTPLEEIKGLKPKGIIFSGGPDINRTGNCEAVLEHYDEFNVPILGICLGHQLIAKYFGGKVGRGERAEYSLVEIEILEENDIFRGLPKRLRVWESHMDEVKKLPPGFKLLARSDTCPIEAMKHKELPIYGVQFHPEVAHTERGADILRNFAELCGEL encoded by the coding sequence ATGATAGTTATCATGGATAATGGGGGCCAATACGTTCACAGGATTTGGAGAACGTTGAGATACCTCGGCGTCGAGGCAAAGATAATCCCGAACACGACGCCGCTTGAGGAGATAAAGGGACTAAAGCCAAAGGGCATAATCTTCTCGGGCGGTCCTGACATAAACAGGACTGGCAACTGTGAAGCTGTTTTGGAACACTACGACGAGTTCAACGTGCCGATCCTAGGCATCTGCCTCGGTCATCAGCTCATAGCGAAGTACTTCGGTGGGAAGGTGGGCAGAGGGGAGAGAGCCGAGTACAGCCTCGTGGAGATTGAGATTTTGGAAGAAAACGATATCTTCAGGGGGCTTCCAAAGAGGCTCAGAGTCTGGGAGAGCCACATGGATGAAGTTAAAAAGCTCCCGCCGGGCTTCAAGCTTTTGGCGAGGAGCGACACATGTCCCATTGAGGCCATGAAGCATAAGGAGCTCCCCATATATGGCGTTCAGTTCCACCCGGAGGTAGCTCACACGGAGAGGGGGGCAGACATCCTCAGGAACTTCGCAGAGCTCTGTGGAGAGCTCTAG
- a CDS encoding prenyltransferase/squalene oxidase repeat-containing protein: MKSRIPVTIILVLIMLAAPVSSIPVLQGSIEFLSGVDEYPYETHQLSLLIMALSSAHGKVEGEYEDELWKAVDELLQRQNSDWGWGYYKGSISNVPDTAYALMALNRAKNVYPATDGRRITIEVAIKKGMYYLTKAFNGDGWGYIWGSPTDFYPTLMATLALAELGEDSVTLEAGIRYLKENRPTDKKELALWTLALFLGGEEVPEDAISSLESALSGDVSDEERALITYVLLRVKGLNFEVAKSLSILEENALGDDVSFWRGLEASAYATMAFSLVSDKLIEAGEDYLGIACSRLPKLQNEDGGWGPYLGFKSDAKSTYYALHALKVCNPMSPAIGRGLEFMRNVMKERAYWIRVNGYLPNDYLFAVTALAEFGNLTKDEKEEAISLIKGARWGNIFGRQPLTTALAIKALLALGVSPTDSKIVERKRWLLGLSNGGWGPYVQFFFTGYMAGPSYADTLIIIDALSPISTEDELKPHLTWLLNADATAEWLRVYAMRILKTWGIDPGWTIEKPDYDDVLLDSMIILYLSAFPEVPTVNIYTVMETLRAENFTVSYTNLQEAGKIVAKGLERLFEKNVTIKPFTEIGDGNYVVVAPFGTMNVSEYNRNVKLEVEDNKVIINGREYKRDKIIAIIPGRTRTGVILFVLLEEDALPALETLFSSGILRYLHGGIFVLTWKDTNGNGRAELEELEAEFL; encoded by the coding sequence ATGAAGAGTAGGATACCGGTCACGATAATACTTGTTCTAATTATGCTCGCCGCCCCCGTATCGTCAATTCCCGTTCTCCAGGGCTCCATAGAGTTTCTAAGCGGGGTTGACGAATATCCATACGAAACCCACCAGCTTAGTCTTCTCATAATGGCCCTCTCCTCCGCCCATGGGAAGGTTGAGGGAGAATATGAAGACGAGCTATGGAAGGCGGTTGATGAGCTTCTTCAGAGACAGAACTCAGACTGGGGATGGGGTTATTACAAGGGGAGTATAAGCAACGTCCCTGACACCGCCTATGCCCTCATGGCCCTGAACCGGGCCAAGAACGTTTACCCGGCCACGGATGGCCGGAGAATCACTATAGAGGTAGCTATTAAAAAAGGTATGTATTACCTGACTAAAGCCTTCAACGGTGATGGGTGGGGGTATATATGGGGCTCCCCAACGGACTTCTACCCAACCCTAATGGCGACCCTGGCCCTTGCCGAGCTCGGCGAGGATTCCGTAACCCTCGAGGCCGGGATAAGGTACCTTAAAGAAAACAGGCCAACGGACAAAAAGGAGCTCGCACTCTGGACGCTTGCCCTCTTTCTCGGGGGTGAAGAAGTCCCCGAAGATGCCATATCCTCCCTTGAATCTGCCCTCTCCGGTGATGTTAGCGACGAGGAACGAGCCCTGATAACATACGTTCTTCTAAGGGTAAAGGGGCTGAATTTCGAAGTCGCGAAGTCCCTTTCAATCCTTGAAGAAAATGCGCTTGGGGATGACGTTTCATTCTGGAGAGGTCTTGAGGCTTCGGCATACGCCACGATGGCATTTTCTCTTGTCTCGGACAAGCTCATTGAGGCGGGAGAGGATTACCTGGGAATAGCCTGCTCTCGCTTGCCCAAGCTTCAGAACGAAGATGGGGGTTGGGGTCCCTATCTGGGATTCAAGTCGGATGCAAAATCAACTTACTATGCCCTCCACGCACTCAAGGTCTGCAACCCTATGAGCCCAGCGATCGGTAGAGGTCTCGAGTTCATGAGGAATGTCATGAAGGAGAGAGCCTACTGGATAAGGGTGAACGGCTACCTACCGAACGATTACCTATTCGCCGTAACCGCCCTAGCCGAGTTCGGAAACCTCACAAAGGATGAAAAAGAGGAGGCAATCTCCCTCATAAAGGGCGCTAGGTGGGGTAACATCTTCGGTCGGCAACCCTTAACGACTGCCCTCGCCATAAAAGCTCTTCTTGCCCTTGGCGTATCCCCAACTGACTCGAAGATAGTTGAAAGAAAGAGGTGGCTCCTGGGGCTTTCAAATGGAGGATGGGGTCCCTACGTTCAGTTCTTCTTCACGGGATACATGGCTGGTCCCAGCTATGCCGACACCCTCATAATCATAGACGCGCTCTCCCCAATCTCAACTGAAGATGAATTAAAGCCCCACCTCACGTGGCTGCTTAATGCTGACGCTACAGCCGAGTGGCTAAGGGTTTACGCGATGAGGATTCTCAAGACCTGGGGCATCGACCCCGGATGGACGATTGAGAAACCAGACTACGACGATGTTCTCCTCGATTCCATGATAATCCTATACCTTTCGGCCTTTCCAGAGGTTCCCACGGTTAATATCTACACCGTCATGGAGACTCTCAGGGCTGAGAACTTCACCGTTAGCTACACTAACCTTCAGGAGGCAGGGAAAATCGTCGCGAAAGGCCTCGAAAGGCTATTTGAAAAGAATGTAACCATTAAGCCCTTTACGGAGATAGGAGACGGAAACTACGTGGTTGTTGCTCCCTTTGGCACTATGAACGTCTCGGAGTACAACCGGAACGTGAAGCTGGAAGTCGAGGATAATAAAGTAATAATAAACGGCAGAGAGTACAAGAGAGACAAAATCATCGCCATAATCCCGGGTAGGACTAGGACGGGGGTCATACTCTTCGTGCTGTTAGAGGAAGATGCCCTACCCGCGTTGGAGACCCTCTTCAGTAGCGGAATCCTCAGATACCTGCACGGAGGTATCTTTGTGCTCACGTGGAAGGACACCAATGGGAACGGAAGGGCGGAGCTAGAAGAGCTTGAGGCGGAGTTCCTGTGA